One region of Oryza sativa Japonica Group chromosome 5, ASM3414082v1 genomic DNA includes:
- the LOC4337870 gene encoding uncharacterized protein, whose protein sequence is MSPKRRKSVAASSGGPKSSPAARSTRSKSKPDSDLAEHDDSPRSSSGRLTRSRAKVLEESAGVSSSKKKRRIEEESPAATTTTSTTATTGVMHREGHGTLASRPLPPIHPPTTPRVRKSSRIVRLEVDRLQKLTLWRDKKDDPSTAAALPTPSDKNMVLGMSRSIVRVSSPPSEGKLISPRTGFVVSWDGATKRAMIVTLSTYFKKKPHEPQPELQVHLADKSIVQGRLIFMNRHYNLSILEITSDLPLQVPAFGSAPKYGQKILALSRDENMSLVARRGAITWSDGSFMWRNHYMFVDCDVPEGGVGGPVVDSCGSTIAMVYRAGPGAIIISISIICTFFEMWKQFSCVARPVFDVDLRSVELAGVSLREELSVKHNINGGFIVKRIADDSALEHLGVRRGDVIFFENECGTSLPEIEGYLLSLGWRYLQGMKKSMVLKLEVHDIEGPCEETITLPLKFSVDSGKVVRWRMA, encoded by the exons ATGTCCCCCAAACGGAGGAAATCGGTGGCGGCCTCGAGCGGCGGTCCcaaatcgtcgccggcggcgaggtcgactCGGTCCAAATCGAAGCCGGATTCCGATCTCGCCGAGCACGACGACAGTCCCAGATCGTCGTCCGGGAGGCTGACTCGCTCCAGAGCGAAGGTGTTGGAGGAGTCGGCGGGAGTGTCTTCGAgcaagaagaagagaaggatCGAGGAggagtcgccggcggcgacgacgacgacttcgacgacggcgacgacgggtgTGATGCACAGGGAGGGGCATGGCACCTTGGCGTCCCGGCCACTCCCGCCGATCCACCCGCCGACGACACCCCGCGTCAGAAAAAGCTCCCGCATCGTCCGGCTCGAAG ttGATCGACTTCAGAAGCTAACTCTCTGGCGCGATAAGAAAGATGATCCCTCCACCGCGGCCGCCTTGCCTACCCCCTCCGACAAGAACATGGTGTTGGGCATGTCTCGCTCAATTGTCCGCGTTTCATCCCCACCTTCTG AGGGAAAATTGATCTCTCCGCGCACCGGATTCGTCGTCAGTTGGGATGGAGCCACCAAGCGTGCTATGATCGTCACGCTCTCCACTTACTTCAAAAAGAAGCCGCATGAGCCCCAACCCGAG CTGCAGGTTCATCTTGCAGATAAGTCTATTGTGCAGGGACGGTTGATATTCATGAATCGCCACTACAATCTCTCCATCTTGGAGATCACGTCTGACCTACCATTGCAGGTCCCTGCTTTTGGGTCCGCCCCAAAGTATGGCCAGAAAATTCTTGCCTTGTCTCGGGATGAAAATATGTCCCTGGTGGCGAGGCGTGGAGCAATCACGTGGTCGGATGGTTCTTTCATGTGGAGAAACCATTACATGTTTGTGGATTGTGATGTTCCTGAG GGTGGTGTTGGAGGGCCTGTAGTTGACAGTTGTGGTAGTACCATTGCTATGGTATACAGAGCCGGCCCTGGTGCAATTATCATTTCAATCTCAATTATTTGCACCTTCTTTGAGATGTGGAAGCAATTCAG CTGTGTTGCCCGCCCTGTGTTTGACGTGGATTTAAGAAGTGTGGAACTAGCTGGTGTGTCACTCCGGGAGGAGCTCTCTGTGAAACATAACATCAATGGTGGCTTTATTGTTAAACGCATAGCTGATGATTCTGCTCTTGAGCATCTCGGTGTTAGACGGGGTGACGTGATCTTTTTTGAGAACGAGTGCGGGACTAGTTTGCCTGAG ATCGAAGGTTATCTCCTTTCTCTTGGTTGGAGATACCTGCAGGGGATGAAAAAGTCGATGGTTCTCAAG TTGGAAGTACATGACATTGAAGGTCCATGTGAGGAGACAATTACCTTACCCTTAAAGTTTTCTGTCGATTCAGGAAAG GTTGTCCGCTGGAGGATGGCTTGA
- the LOC107276124 gene encoding uncharacterized protein isoform X2 encodes MPPDWHGYAAANAGVASMADLNNDNVFPAPHLLTHPAKHHLVSKTIHSVFNIEVNVRHQEEDNKSAFRHFCRILKRLPINKNLDRAEIEETTIPTELCTGFVIEQRGNILYLLTTAHALDDYYDAKNHDLTPKDLNKSFIFKVLCIHQERHLLSLQGVDDKSEHLNRYFCDAKVVAVNTQVDLMLLKLNREDIYYSYQDADNFIICPEDHTRIKLGKSPPVESENVFLQGWPALRSQTSVWGHISHTNRRYDTLTSLNVKGYKMNLIEVPEFQCAAGTSGSAILNGAARCVAVYHGIQKNCKAGYAISYQDVKTFVDTALANLPGDGDGDGDGDGDGDGDDDDDEENDDNDSDSDYDESDEEEEERKRKRGKGIGSGRGRGRGRASGSEKGRGSGKGKAKMR; translated from the exons ATGCCGCCTGATTGGCATGGATACGCGGCGGCCAACGCTGGGGTGGCCTCG ATGGCTGATTTAAACAACGACAACGTCTTCCCTGCCCCGCATCTTCTCACTCATCCAGCAAAGCATCATCTTGTTTCTAAGACTATTCACTCTGTTTTCAACATCGAGGTGAATGTGAGGCATCAAGAGGAAGATAACAAGTCTGCTTTCCGTCACTTCTGTAGAATCTTAAAAAGGCTCCCCATTAATAAGAATCTGGATAGAGCCGAAATAGAGGAAACTACTATTCCGACTGAGCTCTGCACTGGGTTTGTTATTGAGCAGAGGGGAAATATACTTTATCTTCTAACCACAGCCCATGCTTTGGATGATTACTATGATGCAAAGAACCATGACCTTACCCCAAAAGATCTTAATAAATCATTTATTTTCAAAGTCTTGTGCATCCATCAGGAGAGGCACCTTCTTTCTCTCCAAGGAGTGGATGATAAGAGTGAGCATCTGAACAGATACTTCTGCGATGCAAAAGTAGTTGCGGTTAACACTCAAGTTGATCTGATGCTTCTTAAGTTGAACCGTGAGGATATCTACTACTCATATCAAGATGCGGATAATTTTATCATTTGTCCCGAGGACCATACACGTATCAAGCTAGGAAAATCACCACCAGTTGAGTCTGAGAATGTCTTTTTACAAGGGTGGCCAGCATTGCGATCACAAACTTCAGTTTGGGGGCACATTAGTCATACTAACAGAAGATACGACACACTTACTAGCTTGAATGTGAAAGGATATAAGATGAATCTGATTGAAGTGCCTGAGTTTCAATGTGCAGCCGGAACATCGGGAAGTGCAATTCTGAATGGGGCAGCACGTTGTGTTGCGGTTTATCACGGTATACAAAAGAATTGTAAAGCCGGATACGCAATCAGTTATCAAGATGTGAAAACTTTTGTAGATACTGCACTTGCAAAT ctgccaggtgatggtgatggtgatggtgatggtgatggtgatggtgatggtgatgatgatgacgacgaggagAATGACGATAACGACAGCGACAGTGACTATGATGAaagtgatgaggaagaggaagagagaaagaggaagaggggcaAGGGCATTGGCAGCGGCAGGGGTAGGGGAAGGGGCAGGGCGAGTGGGAGTGAAAAGGGGAGGGGCAGTGGGAAGGGGAAGGCGAAGATGAGATga
- the LOC107276124 gene encoding uncharacterized protein isoform X1: MPPDWHGYAAANAGVASMADLNNDNVFPAPHLLTHPAKHHLVSKTIHSVFNIEVNVRHQEEDNKSAFRHFCRILKRLPINKNLDRAEIEETTIPTELCTGFVIEQRGNILYLLTTAHALDDYYDAKNHDLTPKDLNKSFIFKVLCIHQERHLLSLQGVDDKSEHLNRYFCDAKVVAVNTQVDLMLLKLNREDIYYSYQDADNFIICPEDHTRIKLGKSPPVESENVFLQGWPALRSQTSVWGHISHTNRRYDTLTSLNVKGYKMNLIEVPEFQCAAGTSGSAILNGAARCVAVYHGIQKNCKAGYAISYQDVKTFVDTALANFCLFSSFQLPGDGDGDGDGDGDGDGDDDDDEENDDNDSDSDYDESDEEEEERKRKRGKGIGSGRGRGRGRASGSEKGRGSGKGKAKMR, from the exons ATGCCGCCTGATTGGCATGGATACGCGGCGGCCAACGCTGGGGTGGCCTCG ATGGCTGATTTAAACAACGACAACGTCTTCCCTGCCCCGCATCTTCTCACTCATCCAGCAAAGCATCATCTTGTTTCTAAGACTATTCACTCTGTTTTCAACATCGAGGTGAATGTGAGGCATCAAGAGGAAGATAACAAGTCTGCTTTCCGTCACTTCTGTAGAATCTTAAAAAGGCTCCCCATTAATAAGAATCTGGATAGAGCCGAAATAGAGGAAACTACTATTCCGACTGAGCTCTGCACTGGGTTTGTTATTGAGCAGAGGGGAAATATACTTTATCTTCTAACCACAGCCCATGCTTTGGATGATTACTATGATGCAAAGAACCATGACCTTACCCCAAAAGATCTTAATAAATCATTTATTTTCAAAGTCTTGTGCATCCATCAGGAGAGGCACCTTCTTTCTCTCCAAGGAGTGGATGATAAGAGTGAGCATCTGAACAGATACTTCTGCGATGCAAAAGTAGTTGCGGTTAACACTCAAGTTGATCTGATGCTTCTTAAGTTGAACCGTGAGGATATCTACTACTCATATCAAGATGCGGATAATTTTATCATTTGTCCCGAGGACCATACACGTATCAAGCTAGGAAAATCACCACCAGTTGAGTCTGAGAATGTCTTTTTACAAGGGTGGCCAGCATTGCGATCACAAACTTCAGTTTGGGGGCACATTAGTCATACTAACAGAAGATACGACACACTTACTAGCTTGAATGTGAAAGGATATAAGATGAATCTGATTGAAGTGCCTGAGTTTCAATGTGCAGCCGGAACATCGGGAAGTGCAATTCTGAATGGGGCAGCACGTTGTGTTGCGGTTTATCACGGTATACAAAAGAATTGTAAAGCCGGATACGCAATCAGTTATCAAGATGTGAAAACTTTTGTAGATACTGCACTTGCAAAT TTctgtttgttttcttcttttcagctgccaggtgatggtgatggtgatggtgatggtgatggtgatggtgatggtgatgatgatgacgacgaggagAATGACGATAACGACAGCGACAGTGACTATGATGAaagtgatgaggaagaggaagagagaaagaggaagaggggcaAGGGCATTGGCAGCGGCAGGGGTAGGGGAAGGGGCAGGGCGAGTGGGAGTGAAAAGGGGAGGGGCAGTGGGAAGGGGAAGGCGAAGATGAGATga
- the LOC107276124 gene encoding uncharacterized protein isoform X3: MADLNNDNVFPAPHLLTHPAKHHLVSKTIHSVFNIEVNVRHQEEDNKSAFRHFCRILKRLPINKNLDRAEIEETTIPTELCTGFVIEQRGNILYLLTTAHALDDYYDAKNHDLTPKDLNKSFIFKVLCIHQERHLLSLQGVDDKSEHLNRYFCDAKVVAVNTQVDLMLLKLNREDIYYSYQDADNFIICPEDHTRIKLGKSPPVESENVFLQGWPALRSQTSVWGHISHTNRRYDTLTSLNVKGYKMNLIEVPEFQCAAGTSGSAILNGAARCVAVYHGIQKNCKAGYAISYQDVKTFVDTALANFCLFSSFQLPGDGDGDGDGDGDGDGDDDDDEENDDNDSDSDYDESDEEEEERKRKRGKGIGSGRGRGRGRASGSEKGRGSGKGKAKMR; encoded by the exons ATGGCTGATTTAAACAACGACAACGTCTTCCCTGCCCCGCATCTTCTCACTCATCCAGCAAAGCATCATCTTGTTTCTAAGACTATTCACTCTGTTTTCAACATCGAGGTGAATGTGAGGCATCAAGAGGAAGATAACAAGTCTGCTTTCCGTCACTTCTGTAGAATCTTAAAAAGGCTCCCCATTAATAAGAATCTGGATAGAGCCGAAATAGAGGAAACTACTATTCCGACTGAGCTCTGCACTGGGTTTGTTATTGAGCAGAGGGGAAATATACTTTATCTTCTAACCACAGCCCATGCTTTGGATGATTACTATGATGCAAAGAACCATGACCTTACCCCAAAAGATCTTAATAAATCATTTATTTTCAAAGTCTTGTGCATCCATCAGGAGAGGCACCTTCTTTCTCTCCAAGGAGTGGATGATAAGAGTGAGCATCTGAACAGATACTTCTGCGATGCAAAAGTAGTTGCGGTTAACACTCAAGTTGATCTGATGCTTCTTAAGTTGAACCGTGAGGATATCTACTACTCATATCAAGATGCGGATAATTTTATCATTTGTCCCGAGGACCATACACGTATCAAGCTAGGAAAATCACCACCAGTTGAGTCTGAGAATGTCTTTTTACAAGGGTGGCCAGCATTGCGATCACAAACTTCAGTTTGGGGGCACATTAGTCATACTAACAGAAGATACGACACACTTACTAGCTTGAATGTGAAAGGATATAAGATGAATCTGATTGAAGTGCCTGAGTTTCAATGTGCAGCCGGAACATCGGGAAGTGCAATTCTGAATGGGGCAGCACGTTGTGTTGCGGTTTATCACGGTATACAAAAGAATTGTAAAGCCGGATACGCAATCAGTTATCAAGATGTGAAAACTTTTGTAGATACTGCACTTGCAAAT TTctgtttgttttcttcttttcagctgccaggtgatggtgatggtgatggtgatggtgatggtgatggtgatggtgatgatgatgacgacgaggagAATGACGATAACGACAGCGACAGTGACTATGATGAaagtgatgaggaagaggaagagagaaagaggaagaggggcaAGGGCATTGGCAGCGGCAGGGGTAGGGGAAGGGGCAGGGCGAGTGGGAGTGAAAAGGGGAGGGGCAGTGGGAAGGGGAAGGCGAAGATGAGATga